GGGCGAAATACAGAAGAAGTCTATGTTCAAGGGCTGTCAACGAGTTTACCAGAGGATGTTCAACGGGATCTCGTCCATTCTATTAAGGGACTTGAGAAGGCAGAAATGATGCGAACGGGTTATGCGATTGAGTATGATATGGTTTTGCCTCATCAATTGCGCGCAACTTTGGAAACCAAGAAAATTTCAGGTCTCTTTACAGCTGGCCAAACCAATGGAACGTCTGGCTATGAGGAGGCTGCTGGTCAAGGAATTATTGCAGGGATCAATGCGGCTCTAAAAATCCAAGGAAAACCAGAACTCATTTTGAAACGCAGTGATGGTTATATTGGAGTCATGATCGATGATTTGGTAACAAAGGGAACGATCGAACCGTATCGTTTGTTAACAAGCCGTGCAGAATACCGTTTGATTTTGCGTCATGATAATGCCGATATGCGCTTGACAGAAATGGGACGAGCAATTGGATTGGTAGATGATGAACGTTGGCAACGTTTCGAAACTAAGAAGTATCAGTTTGAAAACGAGATGAAGCGTTTAGATAGCATTAAGTTAAAGCCTGTAAAGGAAACCAATGAGAAGGTTGCTGCAATAGGCTTTAAACCATTGACAGATGCTGTCACTGCTAAAGAATTCTTGAGACGACCAGAAGTCTCTTACCAAGATGTGGTAGAATTTATCGGTCCTGCAGCTGAAGAACTGGATGATAAAATCATTGAATTGATTGAAACTGAAATTAAATATGAAGGCTATATTTCAAAAGCAATGGACCAAGTCGAAAAAATGAAGCGTATGGAAGAAAAACGAATTCCTGCGAATATTGACTGGGATGATATTGACTCTATTGCAACCGAAGCGCGTCAAAAATTTAAATTAATTAATCCAGAAACGATTGGTCAAGCAAGTCGTATCTCAGGTGTCAATCCAGCGGATATCTCTATTTTAATGGTTTACTTGGAAGGTAAATCGCGGAGCATCTCCAAAAACAAAGCAAACCACTAATCAAATGGGGCTGAGATGATGTTTCAGCCTCAATTTTATAGATTGAAATCTGTTGTTGCTATTTACACTGTTGTAAATGATGTTTACAAAGTAGTGAAGTTGAGGAAGAGTTTTTACGGGTCTTTCTTCTCTGTAATATAGAGAGAAACCTCGCTTTTTACCTCTATTTATGGTATAATTCCGAGAAGAGGTTTATGATGAAAAAATTTCGTTTATCGTTCATCCATTATGTATTAATTGGTTTTATTTCATTTGCAATTTTAGCAATTTTTTTAAGAATCTTTGGCAAAGGCTATGTAACTCTCGTTGCAATTTTTTTAGTCTTAGCTGGATTGATTGCTTTATTTGAATACCAGTTACAAATTTCAGAGTTAGATGAATTAGAACAAATACAATATGTTAATCATCAGGCAGAAAGCGGATTAGCATCCCTCCTTGATAAAATGCCTGTTGGAGTTATCAAAATTAATGAAGAGTCAAATGAAGTAGAGTGGTTCAACCCTTATGCTGAATTGATTTTTTCAACAGATGATGGGGACTTTGATGTTGAATCATTGAAAAAGTTACTCAATACTCTATTTGAGGATAAAGGTCATTATGTCACTGTAGCCGATAAGAAATATTCTGTTTACTTTGATCAGACGTCTAGTGTTGTTTACTTTTTTGATGTTTCAAGTGAGTATGAAGCAACTGTGGGATTGGTGACAACTCGTCCTGTTATCGGTATTATTTCTGTTGATAACTATGATGATCTAGAAGATGTCATTTCAGACTCTGATATTAGTAATATCAATAGTTTTATTGCCAACTTTGTAGAAGAGTTTACAGCTCATTACCATATGTTTTACAGACGTGTGGGGATGGATCGTTTCTATTTGTTTACAGACTACACGGTCTTAGAACAGTTGATGGAATCAAAATTTTCAGTCATCGATCAATTCCGTGAAGAAGCTAAAAATCGTGAGCTACCTATTACCTTAAGTATGGGATTCTCGTACGGTGATGGAGAGCATGATGAGATTGGTAAAGTGGCTCTCTTGAACCTAAACCTTGCGGAAGTTCGTGGTGGGGATCAAGCAGTAGTCAAAGAAAACGATGAACAGAAAAACCCTATTTTCTTTGGTGGGGGAACAGCTTCGGCTGTGAAGCGGACTCGGACTCGCACACGCGCTATGATGACAGCTATTTCGGATAAGATTAAATCCGTTGATCAAGTCTTCATTGTTGGACATAGAAACTTGGATATGGATGCTTTAGGAGCGTCTGTAGGAATGCAGTTTTTCTCTAGCAATATTTTGGCTTCCTCTTATGTGGTTTATGACCCGCATGCAATGGCTAGTGATATTTCAAGAGCAATTGCGAAACTAGAAGAAGAGCAGGTAACGAAAATCCTTACCCTAGAGGAAGCCATGCAAATGGTGACGGATCGCTCTTTGTTAATTATGGTTGACCATTCTAAGACAGCCTTGACTCTTTCAAAAGAGTTTTATCAGGAATTTCAACAGATTATTGTCATTGACCATCACCGTCGGGATGATGATTTCCCTGAAAATGTTCTGATCACCTATATTGAAAGTGGAGCAAGTAGTGCGAGCGAATTGGTTAGTGAACTGATTCAGTTCCAGAAGTCGAAGAAAAATCGGTTGACGAAGATTCAAGCTAGTGTCTTGATGGCTGGAATCATGCTGGATACTAAGAACTTCTCCACTCGTGTTACAAGTCGGACCTTTGATGTGGCGAGTTACCTTCGTTCAAGAGGTAGTGATAGTGTAGCCATCCAGGAGATCTCTGCTATTCAGTTTGATGAGTACCGCGAAGTGAACGAACTGATCTTGACTGGTGAAAAGATTTTTCCGCATATCATCGTAGCTTGTGCTAATACAACTAAAGCCTATGATTCAGTAACCATTAGTAAGGCTGCTGATAGTATGCTTGCCATGTCTGAGGTGGAAGCAACCTTTGTCATTGCTTGTAATCAAAGTGGAACTGTCTCAATTTCTGCACGAAGTCGAAGCAAAGTCAATGTACAGCGTATCATGGAACAGCTTGGTGGAGGAGGTCATTTCAACTCGGCGGCCTCTCAAATTGAGGGTCAAGATTTGATGAGTATTCGTCAACAACTGATTGAGACTATTGAAAGCGAAGTAACTATGGAAAAGGAGAATGTAGAATGAAAGTTATTTTCTTAGCGGATGTAAAAGGTAAAGGTAAAAAAGGCGAAATTAAAGAAGTGCCTACTGGTTATGCACAAAACTTTTTGATCAAGAAAAATCTTGCGAAAGAAGCCAATGCCCAAGCAATCGGTGAACTTCGTGGAAAGCAAAAGTCAGAAGAAAAAGCGCATGCTGAATTGTTAGCGGAAGCGCAAAAGATTAAAACAAAATTAGAAGAAGAAGCAACTGTTGTTCAATTCACTGAAAAAATTGGGCCAGATGGCCGTACTTTCGGCTCTATTACCAATAAAAAGATTGCAGAAGAGCTTGAGAAACAATTTGGCATTAAAATTGATAAACGTCATATCCAAGTTTCCTCTCCAATTCGTTCAACAGGTTTGATTGACGTTCCTGTAAAAATTTATCAAGATGTTACAGGTGTGATTAATATTTGTGTAAACGAAGGGTAAACACGATCGATAGAAAGGTTATTTTATGGCTGAGTTAGAGGAATTACGAACACAACCTCAGGATATCCAAGCGGAGCAATCAGTGTTGGGAGCCATCTTTATTGATGAGGGGAAATTGGTCTTTGTTCGTGAATATATCGAGCCTGGCGATTTCTTTAAGTATTCGCACCGTTTGATTTTTAAAGCCATGATCGATCTAGCTGAGCGCGGGGATGCGATTGATGCGACGACTGTTCGAAATATTTTAGATAATCAAGGGGATCTTCAAAATATTGGCGGACTCTCTTATTTGGTAGAAGTCATTAATTCGGTACCAACTTCAGCTAACGCGGAGTATTACGCGAAGATTGTTGCTGAAAAAGCTGTCTTACGTCGGTTGATCTCTCGATTGACGGAAAGTATTAATCAAGCTTATGATGGTGCAAGTCCTTCAGATGAAATCATCGCGGGTGCTGAAAAAGCTCTGATTGATGTTAGTGAAAACGCAAATCGTAGTGGATTTAAAAATATTCGAGACATCTTGAATAGTAACTTTGGTAGCTTAGAAGCCCGCTCGCTTCAAACCTCTGATATCACGGGTATTGCGACAGGCTATCGCGATTTGGACCATATGACGACAGGGCTACATGAGGAAGAGTTGATTATTTTAGCGGCTCGTCCTGCAGTAGGGAAAACAGCCTTTGCTCTAAATATTGCTCAAAATATCGGGACAAAGTTGGATAAGACAGTGGCTATTTTCTCATTAGAAATGGGTGCTGAAAGTTTGGTTGACCGGATGTTAGCAGCTGAAGGCTTGATTGAATCCCATTCGATTCGTACAGGTCAATTGACGGATGAAGAATGGCGGAAATATGCCATTGCTCAAGGAAATTTGGCCAATGCGAGTATTTACATCGATGATACCCCAGGAATTCGGATCACTGAGATTCGTTCGAGAGCAAGAAAATTAGCGCAGGAAACAGGGAATCTCGGTCTTATTCTGATTGACTACCTGCAGCTGATTACAGGGACTGGAAGAGAAAACCGTCAACAGGAAGTTTCAGAAATTTCTCGTCAGTTAAAGATTTTGGCTAAGGAACTAAAAGTTCCCGTTATTGCTTTGAGTCAGCTGTCACGTGGTGTGGAACAGCGCCAAGACAAACGCCCTGTTCTTTCTGATATTCGTGAATCTGGATCGATTGAGCAGGATGCGGATATTGTTGCTTTCTTGTACCGTGATGATTATTATGATCGAGCTGGTGAAGAGGAAGAAGATGGAATGCCCAATAATACGGTTGAAGTAATTATTGAGAAAAACCGTTCAGGTGCGCGTGGGACAGTCGAATTAATATTCCAAAAGGAATACAATAAATTCTCAAGTATTTCAAAGAGAGAGGATCAATAAGATGAGTGATGCATTTACAGATGTTGCAAAAATGAAAAAAATTAAAGAAGAAATCAAGGCCCATGAAGGACAAGTGGTTGAAATGACGCTTGAAAATGGACGGAAACGTCAAAAAAATAAATTTGGACGCTTGATTGAGGTCTATCCTTCTTTATTTATTATCGAGTATACGAACGACAATAGCTTACCAGGTGAACCGGCCAATACATACGTGGAGTCTTACACCTATTCAGATATTTTAACAGAGAAAAATTTAATTCGTTATTTGGATTAATTTCTTGCTTTTATCGTCTAAATCAGTTATTATAATAAATACATATGGGAGTCTGTGTACAGTCTGAGAGGAAGTGTAAGCTTCGACCGCACCTGATCTGGGTAATGCCAGCGTAGGAAACAAATGAAATGTGTTTTTCGTTATGAGTGACCTTGTGCAATCCGTCTCCTATTTTGGAGGCGTTTTTTATTTGTGAGAAAGGAGGTTACGATGTCTCTTGTAAAAAGATATTCAAAACAGTTGATAGGATTTGCAGGTTTTAGTAGCCTTCTTGTCTTATGGCAGTTAGCAGGATTGTTAAATATCCTCCCCAAATTTGTATTACCAACGCCACTTGAAATTGGGAATGCCTTTGTACGAGATCGAGCTCTCCTGATTCATCACAGTTTGTCTACTCTTCAAGTGGCCTTGATCGGGCTTGTTATAGGCGTTCTTCTTGCTGCTGGCTTTGCGATTCTCATGGATAGTTTTCAATGGGTGAATGATCTGGTCTATCCTTTTATGGTTGTTATTCAAACCATTCCGACGATTGCCTTGGCCCCTATCCTGGTTCTTTGGTTTGGTTATGGTATGCTTCCAAAACTAGTTTTGATCATTATTACGGTGGTATTTCCCATCGTAGTCAGTCTGTTAGATGGTTTTCGGCATTGCGATCAAGATATTCTGAGATTGTTTCAGATTATGCAAGCCAATCGCTTTCAGACCTTAGTCCATTATAAAATTCCTGCAGCGCTTCCTTATTTTTTTGCAGGGTTACGTGTGAGCGTTTCCTATGCTTTTATCAGTACAGTCGTTTCAGAATGGTTAGGAGGTTTTGATGGATTGGGGGTCTATATGATCCAATCGAAGAAGTTATTTCAGTATGATACGATGTTTGCGATCATTGTATTGATTTCTGCTATTAGTTTACTCGGTATGTTTCTCGTTGACCAATTAGAAAAAAACATTCTAAAATGGAGAAAGGATTGACAAACTTGTAAATGGTGTAAAAATTAAATTGACAAAAATGTAAAAGAGGTATAGCTAATGAAAAAGTCAATAGGTTTATTTTTCTCAATAATATTGGGATTTGTTTTCTTGAGTGCTTGTCAAAATTCTGTCAAGCAATCGTCAAGTGGTTTGAAAAAGATTGATTTTATTCTAGATTGGACCCCGAATACCAATCATACGGGTCTCTATGTAGCAAAGGAAAAAGGGTACTTTAAAGAAGCAGGACTGGATGTAGATATAAAACTTCCTCCGGAAGACAGTAGTTCTGATTTGATTATCAATGGGAAAGCTCCATTTGGTATTTATTTCCAAGATTCTATGGCCAAGAAATTGGATAAAGGTGCGGGTATTACCGCTGTTGCAGCTATCGTCGAACACAATACGTCAGGGATTATTTCAAGAAAAGATGCAGAGATCACAAGTCCAAAAGATTTGGTGGGTAAGAAGTATGGTACCTGGAATGATCCGATTGAGTTGGAAATGATCAAATCGATGATGAAAAAAGAGGGGGCTGATTTTAATCAAGTAAAATTGGTTCCAAATAGTGATTCAAATTCCATTACTCCGATTGAAAATAAGGTCTTTGATGCCGCTTGGATTTATCACGGTTGGGATGGAATTTTGGCTGAGCAAAAGGGAATGAAGACCAATTTCTTCTATATGAAAGATTTTGTTCCTGCATTTGACTACTATTCGCCTGTTATTATTGCTAACAATGACTATTTGAAATCTCATAAAGAGGAAGCAAAAAAATTCATTCAAGCGGTAAAAAAAGGCTACCAATATGCTATAGAGCATCCAGAAGAAGCTGCGGATATCTTGATTAAACAGGCCCCTGCCCTAGCTAATCAGCGTGATTTTGTACTAGCTTCCCAAAAATATCTTTCCAGTCAATATGCTTCAGACAAGGATAAATGGGGACAGTTTGACTCCAAACGTTGGAATGCTTTTTATGCTTGGGCAAAAGAGCAAGGATTGGTTTCAAATGATTTAGAAGACAAAGGTTTCACAAACGAATTGGTAGGTGACTGATATTTTAACCGTAAAAGATGTAAGTTTCTCTTTTGGAGATAAAGCAGTTTTAAATAATGTATCACTAGAAGTGCAAAAAGGAGAAATCGTCTCTATTCTAGGTCCGAGTGGGGTAGGGAAATCAACCTTGTTCAATTTAATTGCTGGGATCCTTCCCTTACAAAAGGGTACCATAGAAGTAGATAATGCTCCGATCTCCTTTGGGAAAGTCAGCTATATGCTACAAAAGGATCTTTTGTTGGAACATAAGACAGTATTGGGAAATATTATTCTTCCCCTTCAATTAAAAAAGGTTCCTAAGGAAGAGGCGGCATCTACAGCTCTAAAATTGTTAGATGAATTTAAATTGGGAAGTATCGCCAACCTTTATCCCAATGCGCTGAGTGGGGGGATGCGGCAACGGGTGGCGCTATTGAGAACCTATCTTCTGGGTCATTCTGTCTTCCTATTAGATGAAGCTTTTAGTGCCTTAGATGAATTGACAAGGCAGGATCTTTATCACTGGTATCTAGACAGTAAGGAACGTCTTGGTCTCACCACTCTAGTGATCACCCATAGTATCGAAGAAGCTTTGACTTTGAGTGACCGGATCTATATCTTGAATCATAATCCCGGTGAAATTATTGCAGATCTTCCTTTAAAATGGGATCCAGCAACGGATAGAGACTGGCAACAATTGCAATATAAAAAACGAATCATAGAATTATTGGCTGAATTTCATTGAAATTGTTTTGAAGGACTTTACAAAGTTTCTATTCCGTGATAGAATAGAGTTTGTGCGAAATGACAGCAGGACAAAATGAAGCTCGTCAACAGGAAGTCAGCTAGAAAAGTAACCTTTGCTGTTTGGGCGAAGGCTTTCTGAACGAATCAGGTTTGTCTAAAACGTTATTTCCTACAAAAATTATTTTTATAGGAGGACATTTCACATGTCACGTTATACAGGACCATCTTGGAAACAATCTCGCCGTCTGGGCTTGTCACTTACAGGTACAGGTAAAGAATTGGCACGTCGTAACTACGTACCAGGTCAACACGGACCAAACAACCGTTCAAAATTGTCAGAATACGGTTTGCAATTAGCTGAGAAACAAAAACTTCGTTTCTCTTACGGACTTGGTGAAAAACAATTCCGTAACTTGTTCGTACAAGCTACTAAAATTAAAGAAGGAACTGTCGGTTTCAACTTCATGCTTCTTTTGGAACGTCGTTTGGATAACGTTGTTTACCGTCTTGGACTTGCGACTACTCGTCGTCAAGCTCGTCAATTCGTTAACCACGGTCACATCCTTGTTGACGGAAAACGCGTTGATATCCCTTCATACCGCGTAACTCCAGGTCAAGTGATCTCAGTTCGCGAAAAATCAGCTAAAGTTCCAGCTATCCTTGAAGCTGTTGAAGCTACAGTTGGACGTCCAGCATTCGTATCATTCGATGCTGACAAACTTGAAGGTTCATTGACTCGCCTTCCAGAACGCGATGAAATCAACCCAGAAATCAACGAAGCACTTGTCGTTGAATTCTATAACAAGATGCTTTAATTTTAAGATATACCTTACAGAAAGCCCACAACAGTGGGCTTTTTGTTTTGTCTTAAAGGGTTGATTTCTGGGTTTGTTCAGTTATAAGCTACCTAAAGCTGTTTCATTACATGAGACAGTTTTTTGTTTTCTTAAAACCTAAACCTGCTAATAAAAAAACTCCTGATCTAGATCGATCAGGAGAGACTGTTACCGTAACATTTTCATTAAAAATTCAGCCATTTGTTGAGGGCTTTCTTTTTTTCCGCGCGAAACCCACATTTGACAGACTCCGAAGAAGGCATTGGTCAGATAGACAGAACTGTAGACTCTTTCAATATCTGTTAATGATTTATGACTATAGCGCTCTTGCAGACTATCAACCAGAAGAATCTGTAATTTATGTCGTAAGAAGGTTTGGATCTCCTTTGTTCCATTCTCTGTCAGAAGAACCGCAAAGAGTGGCTCCTTGGTTAGAAATTCGAACACTTCTGTAATCGCTTGGCGCTTGTCGTCTTGGTGTTTATCAAAAATATATTCAAGCTTGTGAAAGAGTGCTTGTTGGTAGCGCTCGATCATGTCGTACTTGTCTCGATAGTGGGTATAAAAGCTAGAGCGACTAATGCCGGATTCTTGTGCTAGCTCAACCGTTGTGATTTGGTCGAATGATTCCTTTTCGAGTAGTCGAACCATCGCCTCCTCAATATTTCGTTTTGTTTTTAATCGTTTATTGCTCTCAGTCATCTGTTCATCCTTTTTGCACAAAATTATACACAGTGTCTAAAAATAAGATTTTATACTTGTGAAAATTTCTAGAAACTGTATAATCTATTATATCAGAAATTTAGACAATGTGTATAAAAAGGAGACAAAAATATGATGAAAGAATGGAAGGCTATTCTTAAAAAGCCAACATTTATCATTGTCATGATTGGAGTTGCGTTGATTCCAGCTCTTTATAATATTATTTTTCTATCTTCCATGTGGGATCCATATGGCCAGGTTTCGGATCTTCCTGTAGCGGTTGTCAATAAGGATCAATCTGCTACATATAATGGACAAAAAATGGAAATCGGGAAAGACATGGTGTCCAATTTGAAGGACAATGACTCACTTGATTTTCATTTTGTAGATGAGAAAGCTGCGAAAGATGGTCTCAAAAATGGCGATTATTATATGATTGTAACCCTGCCTGAGGATCTTTCAAAGAAGGCTAGCTCCATTCTAACCAATCATCCAGAACAGATGACCATTGATTACCAAACGTCCAGTGGTCATAGTTTTATCGCAGGAAAAATGAGCGATACTGCGATGACAAAAATGAAGCAGTCAGTGGCTGAAAAAGTGACCAATACTTATACAACAGCTTTATTTTCTAAAATGGGATCGCTTAAAACTGGTATGGGGACAGCGGCAGATGGAAGTGCTAAATTAGCAGATGGTGCAAGTAAATTGGAAGATGGTGGTCAAACACTATCTACTAATTTGAATACATTGGCTCGTTCAAGCTTAGCATTTTCAGATGGTGCGACTACTCTTCGTACAGGTCTAGCAGCCTATACAGATGGTGTTGGTCAATTAGGAAATGGTCTCAATCAAATGGCTGGTCAACTTCCAAACTTGGTATCTGGCGTCAATCAATTAAATAATGGGTTTGGTACTTTTCATACAGGCTTGATGGCTTACGCTACCGGAGTAGATCAATTAGGAAATGGTCTCA
The DNA window shown above is from Streptococcus sp. S1 and carries:
- a CDS encoding ABC transporter substrate-binding protein — encoded protein: MKKSIGLFFSIILGFVFLSACQNSVKQSSSGLKKIDFILDWTPNTNHTGLYVAKEKGYFKEAGLDVDIKLPPEDSSSDLIINGKAPFGIYFQDSMAKKLDKGAGITAVAAIVEHNTSGIISRKDAEITSPKDLVGKKYGTWNDPIELEMIKSMMKKEGADFNQVKLVPNSDSNSITPIENKVFDAAWIYHGWDGILAEQKGMKTNFFYMKDFVPAFDYYSPVIIANNDYLKSHKEEAKKFIQAVKKGYQYAIEHPEEAADILIKQAPALANQRDFVLASQKYLSSQYASDKDKWGQFDSKRWNAFYAWAKEQGLVSNDLEDKGFTNELVGD
- a CDS encoding ABC transporter ATP-binding protein, with protein sequence MTDILTVKDVSFSFGDKAVLNNVSLEVQKGEIVSILGPSGVGKSTLFNLIAGILPLQKGTIEVDNAPISFGKVSYMLQKDLLLEHKTVLGNIILPLQLKKVPKEEAASTALKLLDEFKLGSIANLYPNALSGGMRQRVALLRTYLLGHSVFLLDEAFSALDELTRQDLYHWYLDSKERLGLTTLVITHSIEEALTLSDRIYILNHNPGEIIADLPLKWDPATDRDWQQLQYKKRIIELLAEFH
- a CDS encoding DHH family phosphoesterase; translated protein: MKKFRLSFIHYVLIGFISFAILAIFLRIFGKGYVTLVAIFLVLAGLIALFEYQLQISELDELEQIQYVNHQAESGLASLLDKMPVGVIKINEESNEVEWFNPYAELIFSTDDGDFDVESLKKLLNTLFEDKGHYVTVADKKYSVYFDQTSSVVYFFDVSSEYEATVGLVTTRPVIGIISVDNYDDLEDVISDSDISNINSFIANFVEEFTAHYHMFYRRVGMDRFYLFTDYTVLEQLMESKFSVIDQFREEAKNRELPITLSMGFSYGDGEHDEIGKVALLNLNLAEVRGGDQAVVKENDEQKNPIFFGGGTASAVKRTRTRTRAMMTAISDKIKSVDQVFIVGHRNLDMDALGASVGMQFFSSNILASSYVVYDPHAMASDISRAIAKLEEEQVTKILTLEEAMQMVTDRSLLIMVDHSKTALTLSKEFYQEFQQIIVIDHHRRDDDFPENVLITYIESGASSASELVSELIQFQKSKKNRLTKIQASVLMAGIMLDTKNFSTRVTSRTFDVASYLRSRGSDSVAIQEISAIQFDEYREVNELILTGEKIFPHIIVACANTTKAYDSVTISKAADSMLAMSEVEATFVIACNQSGTVSISARSRSKVNVQRIMEQLGGGGHFNSAASQIEGQDLMSIRQQLIETIESEVTMEKENVE
- a CDS encoding ABC transporter permease — translated: MSLVKRYSKQLIGFAGFSSLLVLWQLAGLLNILPKFVLPTPLEIGNAFVRDRALLIHHSLSTLQVALIGLVIGVLLAAGFAILMDSFQWVNDLVYPFMVVIQTIPTIALAPILVLWFGYGMLPKLVLIIITVVFPIVVSLLDGFRHCDQDILRLFQIMQANRFQTLVHYKIPAALPYFFAGLRVSVSYAFISTVVSEWLGGFDGLGVYMIQSKKLFQYDTMFAIIVLISAISLLGMFLVDQLEKNILKWRKD
- the dnaB gene encoding replicative DNA helicase, which codes for MAELEELRTQPQDIQAEQSVLGAIFIDEGKLVFVREYIEPGDFFKYSHRLIFKAMIDLAERGDAIDATTVRNILDNQGDLQNIGGLSYLVEVINSVPTSANAEYYAKIVAEKAVLRRLISRLTESINQAYDGASPSDEIIAGAEKALIDVSENANRSGFKNIRDILNSNFGSLEARSLQTSDITGIATGYRDLDHMTTGLHEEELIILAARPAVGKTAFALNIAQNIGTKLDKTVAIFSLEMGAESLVDRMLAAEGLIESHSIRTGQLTDEEWRKYAIAQGNLANASIYIDDTPGIRITEIRSRARKLAQETGNLGLILIDYLQLITGTGRENRQQEVSEISRQLKILAKELKVPVIALSQLSRGVEQRQDKRPVLSDIRESGSIEQDADIVAFLYRDDYYDRAGEEEEDGMPNNTVEVIIEKNRSGARGTVELIFQKEYNKFSSISKREDQ
- the rplI gene encoding 50S ribosomal protein L9; amino-acid sequence: MKVIFLADVKGKGKKGEIKEVPTGYAQNFLIKKNLAKEANAQAIGELRGKQKSEEKAHAELLAEAQKIKTKLEEEATVVQFTEKIGPDGRTFGSITNKKIAEELEKQFGIKIDKRHIQVSSPIRSTGLIDVPVKIYQDVTGVINICVNEG
- the mnmG gene encoding tRNA uridine-5-carboxymethylaminomethyl(34) synthesis enzyme MnmG — translated: MNNNFIEEYDIIVIGAGHAGVEASLAASRMGCKVLLATINIEMLAFMPCNPSIGGSAKGIVVREVDALGGEMAKNIDKTYIQMKMLNTGKGPAVRALRAQADKELYSKEMRKTVENQENLTLRQTMIDEILVENGKVVGVRTATHQEYGAKAVIVTTGTALRGEIIIGDLKYSSGPNHSLASINLADNLKQLGLEIGRFKTGTPPRVKASSINYDETEIQPGDEAPNHFSYTSRDEDYVKDQVPCWLTYTNGHSHEIIQNNLHRAPMFTGVVKGVGPRYCPSIEDKIVRFADKERHQLFLEPEGRNTEEVYVQGLSTSLPEDVQRDLVHSIKGLEKAEMMRTGYAIEYDMVLPHQLRATLETKKISGLFTAGQTNGTSGYEEAAGQGIIAGINAALKIQGKPELILKRSDGYIGVMIDDLVTKGTIEPYRLLTSRAEYRLILRHDNADMRLTEMGRAIGLVDDERWQRFETKKYQFENEMKRLDSIKLKPVKETNEKVAAIGFKPLTDAVTAKEFLRRPEVSYQDVVEFIGPAAEELDDKIIELIETEIKYEGYISKAMDQVEKMKRMEEKRIPANIDWDDIDSIATEARQKFKLINPETIGQASRISGVNPADISILMVYLEGKSRSISKNKANH
- a CDS encoding Veg family protein yields the protein MSDAFTDVAKMKKIKEEIKAHEGQVVEMTLENGRKRQKNKFGRLIEVYPSLFIIEYTNDNSLPGEPANTYVESYTYSDILTEKNLIRYLD
- the rpsD gene encoding 30S ribosomal protein S4; its protein translation is MSRYTGPSWKQSRRLGLSLTGTGKELARRNYVPGQHGPNNRSKLSEYGLQLAEKQKLRFSYGLGEKQFRNLFVQATKIKEGTVGFNFMLLLERRLDNVVYRLGLATTRRQARQFVNHGHILVDGKRVDIPSYRVTPGQVISVREKSAKVPAILEAVEATVGRPAFVSFDADKLEGSLTRLPERDEINPEINEALVVEFYNKML
- a CDS encoding TetR/AcrR family transcriptional regulator gives rise to the protein MTESNKRLKTKRNIEEAMVRLLEKESFDQITTVELAQESGISRSSFYTHYRDKYDMIERYQQALFHKLEYIFDKHQDDKRQAITEVFEFLTKEPLFAVLLTENGTKEIQTFLRHKLQILLVDSLQERYSHKSLTDIERVYSSVYLTNAFFGVCQMWVSRGKKESPQQMAEFLMKMLR